One part of the Vespula pensylvanica isolate Volc-1 chromosome 18, ASM1446617v1, whole genome shotgun sequence genome encodes these proteins:
- the LOC122635462 gene encoding pollen-specific leucine-rich repeat extensin-like protein 1 isoform X3 produces MIAQRRIDFNQLAKPANLQNSAVLRMLEEEEARQRGGQPNLKRVAWPPPPEDQDLDFVEQGPVQAKTRGIGEIPSYQSSPSSGPSPQPPSTVARSSTQSALPSSPSPSISPSGTLLRQPSHFQQPFAPKGWAPVTPPATSPILQQHPLQAWSNQPQQQQQAQTTWKQHPQEHNERTRQQNQPYQSYGPASYEAPPSTIVLRPEPPISQAPAPVYQAQPAATKAPISGNMRGDLKWPPPSVKAQTEAENRARMDLAKGPAFRPRRVNKDYSGFFAQHALNNTYPGYRAPPGTQYFTPSYQH; encoded by the exons ATGATCGCTCAAAGAAG gatCGATTTCAACCAGCTGGCCAAGCCGGCAAATTTGCAAAACAGCGCTGTTCTACGCATGCTCGAAGAGGAGGAAGCAAGACAACGAGGTGGTCAACCAA aTTTGAAACGTGTTGCTTGGCCACCACCTCCTGAAGATCAAGATCTTGACTTCGTTGAACAAGGACCTGTACAAGCGAAG ACCCGTGGAATCGGTGAGATTCCCTCGTACCAGAGCAGTCCTTCGTCAGGTCCATCACCTCAACCACCATCGACGGTAGCCCGTTCATCGACTCAGAGTGCTCTTCCATCGTCTCCATCGCCGTCGATCAGTCCAAGTGGAACTCTTCTACGACAACCATCGCATTTTCAACAGCCATTTGCACCTAAAGGTTGGGCACCTGTGACACCACCTGCTACTTCACCTATTCTACAACAACATCCTCTTCAAGCTTGGTCCAATCAAccacagcaacaacaacaagctCAGACTACTTGGAAG cAGCATCCTCAAGAGCacaacgagcgaacgagacAACAGAATCAACCGTATCAATCTTACGGTCCTGCATCTTACGAAGCACCACCGTCTACCATTGTTCTTAGACCGGAGCCTCCGATCTCACAG gCACCAGCACCGGTGTACCAAGCACAACCTGCTGCAACAAAAGCTCCAATCAGTGGTAACATGAGAGGAGATCTCAAATGGCCACCACCTTCCGTAAAAGCACAAACGGAAGCTGAGAATAGAGCCAGGATGGATCTGGCTAAAGGACCTGCATTCAGGCCACGCCGAGTTAACAAGGATTACAGCGGATTTTTTGCTCAACATGCTCTTAACAATACTTATCCAGGTTACAGAGCTCCACCAGGAACTCAATACTTTACTCCATCTTATCAACATTAG
- the LOC122635462 gene encoding pollen-specific leucine-rich repeat extensin-like protein 1 isoform X1, translating into MSGQKVKYVNKQFNSPINLYSPQAIQETLERQTQVLANGAVGIDFNQLAKPANLQNSAVLRMLEEEEARQRGGQPNLKRVAWPPPPEDQDLDFVEQGPVQAKTRGIGEIPSYQSSPSSGPSPQPPSTVARSSTQSALPSSPSPSISPSGTLLRQPSHFQQPFAPKGWAPVTPPATSPILQQHPLQAWSNQPQQQQQAQTTWKQHPQEHNERTRQQNQPYQSYGPASYEAPPSTIVLRPEPPISQAPAPVYQAQPAATKAPISGNMRGDLKWPPPSVKAQTEAENRARMDLAKGPAFRPRRVNKDYSGFFAQHALNNTYPGYRAPPGTQYFTPSYQH; encoded by the exons atgtccGGGCAGAAAGTGAAATATGTTAACAAGCAATTCAACTCTCCGATCAACTTGTATTCACCGCAAGCAATACAGGAGACTTTGGAGAGGCAAACTCAGGTTCTGGCTAATGGAGCAGTCGG gatCGATTTCAACCAGCTGGCCAAGCCGGCAAATTTGCAAAACAGCGCTGTTCTACGCATGCTCGAAGAGGAGGAAGCAAGACAACGAGGTGGTCAACCAA aTTTGAAACGTGTTGCTTGGCCACCACCTCCTGAAGATCAAGATCTTGACTTCGTTGAACAAGGACCTGTACAAGCGAAG ACCCGTGGAATCGGTGAGATTCCCTCGTACCAGAGCAGTCCTTCGTCAGGTCCATCACCTCAACCACCATCGACGGTAGCCCGTTCATCGACTCAGAGTGCTCTTCCATCGTCTCCATCGCCGTCGATCAGTCCAAGTGGAACTCTTCTACGACAACCATCGCATTTTCAACAGCCATTTGCACCTAAAGGTTGGGCACCTGTGACACCACCTGCTACTTCACCTATTCTACAACAACATCCTCTTCAAGCTTGGTCCAATCAAccacagcaacaacaacaagctCAGACTACTTGGAAG cAGCATCCTCAAGAGCacaacgagcgaacgagacAACAGAATCAACCGTATCAATCTTACGGTCCTGCATCTTACGAAGCACCACCGTCTACCATTGTTCTTAGACCGGAGCCTCCGATCTCACAG gCACCAGCACCGGTGTACCAAGCACAACCTGCTGCAACAAAAGCTCCAATCAGTGGTAACATGAGAGGAGATCTCAAATGGCCACCACCTTCCGTAAAAGCACAAACGGAAGCTGAGAATAGAGCCAGGATGGATCTGGCTAAAGGACCTGCATTCAGGCCACGCCGAGTTAACAAGGATTACAGCGGATTTTTTGCTCAACATGCTCTTAACAATACTTATCCAGGTTACAGAGCTCCACCAGGAACTCAATACTTTACTCCATCTTATCAACATTAG
- the LOC122635462 gene encoding putative uncharacterized protein DDB_G0290521 isoform X4 — MLEEEEARQRGGQPNLKRVAWPPPPEDQDLDFVEQGPVQAKTRGIGEIPSYQSSPSSGPSPQPPSTVARSSTQSALPSSPSPSISPSGTLLRQPSHFQQPFAPKGWAPVTPPATSPILQQHPLQAWSNQPQQQQQAQTTWKQHPQEHNERTRQQNQPYQSYGPASYEAPPSTIVLRPEPPISQAPAPVYQAQPAATKAPISGNMRGDLKWPPPSVKAQTEAENRARMDLAKGPAFRPRRVNKDYSGFFAQHALNNTYPGYRAPPGTQYFTPSYQH, encoded by the exons ATGCTCGAAGAGGAGGAAGCAAGACAACGAGGTGGTCAACCAA aTTTGAAACGTGTTGCTTGGCCACCACCTCCTGAAGATCAAGATCTTGACTTCGTTGAACAAGGACCTGTACAAGCGAAG ACCCGTGGAATCGGTGAGATTCCCTCGTACCAGAGCAGTCCTTCGTCAGGTCCATCACCTCAACCACCATCGACGGTAGCCCGTTCATCGACTCAGAGTGCTCTTCCATCGTCTCCATCGCCGTCGATCAGTCCAAGTGGAACTCTTCTACGACAACCATCGCATTTTCAACAGCCATTTGCACCTAAAGGTTGGGCACCTGTGACACCACCTGCTACTTCACCTATTCTACAACAACATCCTCTTCAAGCTTGGTCCAATCAAccacagcaacaacaacaagctCAGACTACTTGGAAG cAGCATCCTCAAGAGCacaacgagcgaacgagacAACAGAATCAACCGTATCAATCTTACGGTCCTGCATCTTACGAAGCACCACCGTCTACCATTGTTCTTAGACCGGAGCCTCCGATCTCACAG gCACCAGCACCGGTGTACCAAGCACAACCTGCTGCAACAAAAGCTCCAATCAGTGGTAACATGAGAGGAGATCTCAAATGGCCACCACCTTCCGTAAAAGCACAAACGGAAGCTGAGAATAGAGCCAGGATGGATCTGGCTAAAGGACCTGCATTCAGGCCACGCCGAGTTAACAAGGATTACAGCGGATTTTTTGCTCAACATGCTCTTAACAATACTTATCCAGGTTACAGAGCTCCACCAGGAACTCAATACTTTACTCCATCTTATCAACATTAG
- the LOC122635462 gene encoding pollen-specific leucine-rich repeat extensin-like protein 1 isoform X2, translated as MSGQKVKYVNKQFNSPINLYSPQAIQETLERQTQVLANGAVGIDFNQLAKPANLQNSAVLRMLEEEEARQRGGQPNLKRVAWPPPPEDQDLDFVEQGPVQAKTRGIGEIPSYQSSPSSGPSPQPPSTVARSSTQSALPSSPSPSISPSGTLLRQPSHFQQPFAPKGWAPVTPPATSPILQQHPLQAWSNQPQQQQQAQTTWKHPQEHNERTRQQNQPYQSYGPASYEAPPSTIVLRPEPPISQAPAPVYQAQPAATKAPISGNMRGDLKWPPPSVKAQTEAENRARMDLAKGPAFRPRRVNKDYSGFFAQHALNNTYPGYRAPPGTQYFTPSYQH; from the exons atgtccGGGCAGAAAGTGAAATATGTTAACAAGCAATTCAACTCTCCGATCAACTTGTATTCACCGCAAGCAATACAGGAGACTTTGGAGAGGCAAACTCAGGTTCTGGCTAATGGAGCAGTCGG gatCGATTTCAACCAGCTGGCCAAGCCGGCAAATTTGCAAAACAGCGCTGTTCTACGCATGCTCGAAGAGGAGGAAGCAAGACAACGAGGTGGTCAACCAA aTTTGAAACGTGTTGCTTGGCCACCACCTCCTGAAGATCAAGATCTTGACTTCGTTGAACAAGGACCTGTACAAGCGAAG ACCCGTGGAATCGGTGAGATTCCCTCGTACCAGAGCAGTCCTTCGTCAGGTCCATCACCTCAACCACCATCGACGGTAGCCCGTTCATCGACTCAGAGTGCTCTTCCATCGTCTCCATCGCCGTCGATCAGTCCAAGTGGAACTCTTCTACGACAACCATCGCATTTTCAACAGCCATTTGCACCTAAAGGTTGGGCACCTGTGACACCACCTGCTACTTCACCTATTCTACAACAACATCCTCTTCAAGCTTGGTCCAATCAAccacagcaacaacaacaagctCAGACTACTTGGAAG CATCCTCAAGAGCacaacgagcgaacgagacAACAGAATCAACCGTATCAATCTTACGGTCCTGCATCTTACGAAGCACCACCGTCTACCATTGTTCTTAGACCGGAGCCTCCGATCTCACAG gCACCAGCACCGGTGTACCAAGCACAACCTGCTGCAACAAAAGCTCCAATCAGTGGTAACATGAGAGGAGATCTCAAATGGCCACCACCTTCCGTAAAAGCACAAACGGAAGCTGAGAATAGAGCCAGGATGGATCTGGCTAAAGGACCTGCATTCAGGCCACGCCGAGTTAACAAGGATTACAGCGGATTTTTTGCTCAACATGCTCTTAACAATACTTATCCAGGTTACAGAGCTCCACCAGGAACTCAATACTTTACTCCATCTTATCAACATTAG